From Solibacillus isronensis, a single genomic window includes:
- a CDS encoding alpha/beta hydrolase, with translation MKLIAPKPFTIESGKRAVLLLHGFTGNTNDVKRLGKYLADRNYTVHAPLYKGHGGGPDLLIQSQPAEWWNSVIEGYDELRNRGYDEIAVAGVSLGGIFSLKLGEERPTKAIVTMSAPATAKSTDSLQNRIIDYAINYKKLSGTYDETVDSRNKIAELVKMPSLNYLQNMINETSEKLNVIQTPVHILRGLEDDEYYCESADLIYSSVNSRIKSVKTFINSGHILTLGKERELVFEEIYRFFEGLKWKE, from the coding sequence ATGAAACTCATCGCGCCGAAACCTTTTACAATTGAATCCGGGAAACGTGCTGTTTTATTACTGCATGGCTTTACCGGCAATACAAATGATGTAAAACGTTTAGGAAAATATTTAGCGGATCGTAACTATACAGTACATGCACCATTATATAAAGGCCATGGTGGTGGCCCTGACTTATTAATTCAATCACAACCCGCTGAATGGTGGAACAGTGTTATAGAAGGCTATGATGAATTGCGTAATCGTGGCTATGATGAAATTGCGGTAGCAGGTGTTTCTCTCGGCGGCATATTCTCTTTAAAGCTTGGTGAAGAACGTCCGACAAAAGCGATTGTTACAATGTCTGCTCCAGCAACAGCAAAATCAACAGATAGTTTACAAAATCGTATTATTGACTATGCTATTAACTATAAAAAGTTATCAGGCACTTATGATGAGACAGTTGATAGCCGTAATAAAATTGCTGAACTTGTAAAAATGCCTTCATTAAACTATTTACAAAATATGATTAACGAAACAAGTGAAAAACTTAATGTTATCCAAACACCAGTCCACATTTTACGTGGCTTGGAAGATGATGAATATTATTGTGAAAGTGCCGACTTAATTTATAGTTCAGTAAATTCACGAATTAAATCAGTTAAAACTTTCATTAATTCCGGACATATATTAACATTAGGTAAAGAACGTGAATTAGTGTTTGAAGAAATTTACCGTTTCTTTGAAGGGTTAAAGTGGAAAGAATAA